The Blastocatellia bacterium region GACGGACCAAGGGCAGTAGGGATAACGCTGTAGCGGAGGACGCGATGAGCGGGAGCAGATCTTTTAAGGTGGCGAGAAGCGTGAGACGGACCGTCTCGATGACGACGATCGTCGCGGTGATCTTGGTTATCATCGGGATGGGGGCTGCGTGCGGTGAAAAGAAACGCTCGGCCACGTACCGGATCGCGGTCGTGACCAAGGCGCTCGATAGCGAATTCTGGTTGGCGCTCAAGAACGGTGCTGAAGCCGCCGCCCGCGATCATCCCGACGTCGAAGTAGTTGTCCTGGCACCCGAGCGCGAGATCAATATTGATCAGCAGGTGTCCATTCTTGAGGATCAAATCCTGAAAAAGGTTTCCGCCCTAGCTGTTGCTCCGGCAGGAGCGTCGGAGGTCATCCCCGTTCTCCAGAAGGCGCGGGCTGCCGGAATCCCCGTGCTTCTTGTGGATACCGATGCGCCCTGGCCCGATAAGTTGAGTTACATCGGCACGGACAATCGGCTGGGGGGAAAGCTCGCAGGAGAGTACGTCGTTCGCGCTCTCGGCGGGAAGGGAAAAGTCGCCGTGATTCGGGGGATTCTGGGCGTGCAGGCGCACGAGGATCGAGTCGCGGGATTTCGAGAAG contains the following coding sequences:
- a CDS encoding sugar ABC transporter substrate-binding protein, with the protein product MRRTVSMTTIVAVILVIIGMGAACGEKKRSATYRIAVVTKALDSEFWLALKNGAEAAARDHPDVEVVVLAPEREINIDQQVSILEDQILKKVSALAVAPAGASEVIPVLQKARAAGIPVLLVDTDAPWPDKLSYIGTDNRLGGKLAGEYVVRALGGKGKVAVIRGILGVQAHEDRVAGFREAIAAAADIELVTIQPANSERALAMTVMENILTSHPDLAAVFATNDQMALGAMEALAARNLTGKVILVGFDAGKEAVRAVKAGQIAAVVAQHPFLMGRRAVETAIRAIRGEPVEKRIDTGTTLVTRENADEFLRDQAQPF